The following proteins are co-located in the Flavobacterium sp. CECT 9288 genome:
- a CDS encoding PUR family DNA/RNA-binding protein: MREHDMLEKEEIFSKVLRAGRRTYFFDVRATKADDYYITITESKKFTEEDGSFHFKKHKIYLYKEDFAAFAEILDEMTSYVLNHKGEEVISERHQKDFKKEYTLEKQDDDSLPQTSTFTDIDFDDI; the protein is encoded by the coding sequence ATGAGAGAACATGACATGTTAGAAAAAGAAGAAATATTTTCTAAAGTTTTAAGAGCTGGAAGAAGAACTTATTTCTTTGATGTGCGCGCTACTAAGGCTGATGATTACTACATTACCATTACCGAGAGTAAAAAATTTACAGAAGAAGACGGATCGTTTCACTTTAAAAAACATAAAATCTACTTGTATAAAGAGGATTTTGCTGCTTTTGCAGAAATTCTTGACGAAATGACTTCTTATGTATTAAATCACAAAGGTGAAGAAGTAATCTCTGAAAGACACCAAAAAGATTTCAAAAAAGAATATACATTAGAGAAACAAGACGACGATAGCTTACCACAAACATCAACATTTACAGATATAGATTTTGATGATATTTAA
- a CDS encoding ABC transporter ATP-binding protein, with translation MKELRYLNKYFVKYKYSFLLGIVFTIIAQIFMLFTPKLISQSFMVIEAFAKDTSVAKSVIKDELISNILLIIATTIIAGFLTFLMRQTLIVMSRHIEFDLKNEVFRQYENLTQNFYKQNRTGDLMNRISEDVSKVRMYVGPAVMYTINTIIRFAIVIVYMYNVSPILTLYTLLPLPILSYAIFKLSSEINSRSTIFQQYLSKISSFSQEIFSGIRVIKAYSLEQQHQQNMVNLAEESKSKSLNLAKVQSLFGPLMMALIGISNLVVIYFGGLMYINGTIKHIGTIAEFILYVNMLTWPVASLGWVSSMVQEAEASQKRLNEFLKIKPEIKNNNPNKSVIEGSIAFHNVSYTYEDTNIQALKDISFTVKKGETLAILGKTGSGKSTILSLISRMYDVSSGQVTIDSAEISTLNLFDLRNNIGIVPQDAFLFSDSIKNNIKFGKENATDQEVQAAAKSAVVHDNIMGFNKQYETVLGERGITLSGGQKQRVSIARAIIKNSPILLFDDCLSAVDTETEEAILNNLNAICKDKTTIIVSHRISSAKNADNIIIIDNGQIIQQGSHNQLINQNGYYADLHLKQLSEKEML, from the coding sequence ATGAAAGAATTACGTTATTTAAATAAATATTTCGTTAAATACAAATACAGCTTTTTACTTGGAATTGTGTTCACCATCATTGCGCAAATTTTCATGCTATTTACCCCTAAGTTGATCAGTCAATCTTTTATGGTAATTGAGGCTTTCGCCAAAGATACATCAGTTGCTAAATCCGTTATTAAAGACGAATTGATATCTAATATATTACTGATTATTGCAACTACAATTATAGCCGGTTTTTTAACCTTCTTGATGCGACAGACGCTTATTGTGATGTCTAGACATATTGAATTTGATTTAAAAAATGAAGTATTTAGACAATATGAAAACTTAACTCAAAATTTTTACAAACAAAACCGAACGGGAGATTTAATGAACCGCATTAGCGAGGACGTTTCTAAAGTGCGCATGTATGTAGGACCCGCTGTGATGTATACCATAAACACAATAATTAGGTTTGCAATAGTAATTGTATACATGTACAACGTCTCTCCTATATTAACTTTGTACACCTTATTACCGCTTCCTATTCTATCTTACGCCATCTTTAAATTGAGCTCTGAAATAAATTCTAGAAGTACCATTTTCCAACAGTATTTATCAAAAATTTCTAGTTTCTCCCAAGAGATTTTCTCTGGAATTAGAGTTATAAAAGCCTACTCTCTTGAACAGCAACACCAACAAAATATGGTAAACCTGGCCGAGGAAAGTAAAAGCAAAAGCTTAAACCTAGCCAAAGTACAATCCTTATTTGGTCCTTTAATGATGGCTTTAATTGGCATAAGTAACTTAGTTGTAATTTATTTTGGTGGTCTCATGTACATCAACGGCACAATAAAACATATCGGTACTATTGCTGAATTCATCTTGTACGTTAATATGTTAACTTGGCCAGTTGCCTCACTGGGTTGGGTTTCATCTATGGTTCAAGAAGCGGAAGCATCTCAAAAGAGACTTAATGAATTTCTTAAAATAAAACCCGAGATTAAAAACAACAATCCTAACAAATCTGTTATTGAAGGCAGTATTGCATTTCATAACGTGAGTTACACCTATGAAGACACCAATATTCAAGCCTTAAAAGACATTTCATTTACCGTTAAAAAAGGAGAAACATTGGCCATTTTAGGCAAAACGGGATCTGGTAAATCAACTATTTTATCATTAATTTCTCGTATGTATGATGTATCAAGTGGTCAAGTCACAATTGATTCAGCTGAAATTAGTACTCTAAATCTTTTTGACCTTCGTAACAACATCGGTATTGTTCCTCAAGATGCTTTTTTATTCTCGGACAGTATTAAAAACAACATCAAGTTTGGTAAAGAAAACGCAACGGATCAAGAAGTACAGGCTGCCGCCAAAAGTGCCGTTGTTCATGACAATATTATGGGATTCAACAAACAATATGAAACCGTACTAGGAGAACGCGGTATCACACTTTCTGGAGGTCAAAAACAACGTGTTTCTATTGCAAGAGCTATCATAAAAAACTCGCCTATTTTATTGTTTGATGATTGCCTTTCTGCTGTGGATACCGAAACCGAAGAGGCCATCTTAAACAATCTAAATGCTATTTGTAAAGACAAAACAACAATTATTGTTAGCCATAGAATTTCATCAGCAAAAAATGCCGATAACATAATTATTATAGACAACGGACAAATTATCCAACAAGGTTCTCATAATCAATTGATAAATCAAAACGGGTATTATGCCGACTTACACTTGAAACAACTTTCAGAAAAAGAAATGCTTTAA
- the pepT gene encoding peptidase T, which produces MQHIIDRFISYVIIDTESDANSPTTPSTAKQWDLANKLVEELKNIGMQDVTIDDKAYIMATLPSNVDYEVPTIGFISHFDTSPDFCGANIKPQIVSNYDGKDIILNAEKNIVLSPDYFKDLLQYKGQTLITTDGTTLLGADDKAGITEIVTAMEFLINNPEIKHGKIRVGFTPDEEIGRGAHHFDVEKFGAAWAYTMDGSQVGELEYENFNAAGAKITFKGKSVHPGYAKGKMINSMLIANDFINQLPSDETPEQTKGYEGFFHVHHLSGNIEETVLELIIRDHNKKKFEKRKELIEKITVKINKKYAKQFGEDIVITEIKDQYYNMKEKVLPVKYIVDIAEQAMRELNIKPLIKPIRGGTDGSQLSYKGLPCPNIFAGGHNFHGKYEYVPVESMQKAVDVIVKIAELTTKL; this is translated from the coding sequence ATGCAACATATCATTGACCGCTTCATCAGTTATGTTATAATTGACACAGAATCTGATGCTAACTCACCAACCACGCCAAGCACTGCAAAACAATGGGACTTAGCCAACAAACTGGTTGAAGAGTTAAAAAATATTGGAATGCAAGATGTAACTATTGATGACAAAGCATATATCATGGCTACGTTACCTAGCAATGTAGATTATGAAGTCCCTACAATAGGCTTTATATCACACTTTGATACCTCACCTGATTTTTGTGGTGCAAATATAAAACCGCAAATAGTTTCCAATTATGATGGTAAAGACATTATACTAAATGCTGAAAAAAACATCGTTTTATCCCCAGATTATTTTAAAGATTTGTTACAATATAAAGGACAAACCTTAATAACAACAGATGGAACTACATTATTAGGAGCAGATGACAAAGCCGGAATCACTGAAATTGTAACGGCAATGGAATTCTTAATCAACAATCCTGAAATCAAACACGGGAAAATTAGAGTTGGTTTCACACCAGATGAAGAAATAGGTCGTGGCGCTCACCATTTTGACGTTGAAAAATTTGGAGCAGCATGGGCATACACTATGGACGGAAGCCAAGTAGGAGAACTCGAATATGAGAATTTTAATGCGGCTGGAGCTAAAATAACTTTCAAGGGAAAAAGTGTTCATCCTGGATATGCCAAAGGTAAAATGATCAACTCCATGCTAATTGCCAATGATTTTATCAATCAATTACCATCAGACGAAACACCTGAGCAAACAAAAGGCTACGAAGGTTTTTTTCATGTTCACCACCTTTCTGGAAATATCGAAGAAACAGTTTTAGAATTGATAATCAGAGACCATAACAAGAAAAAATTTGAGAAAAGAAAAGAACTCATTGAAAAAATCACGGTAAAAATCAATAAAAAGTACGCTAAGCAATTTGGTGAGGACATTGTAATTACTGAAATAAAAGATCAGTATTACAATATGAAAGAAAAAGTATTGCCCGTAAAATACATTGTTGATATTGCTGAGCAAGCAATGAGAGAATTAAACATAAAACCATTAATCAAACCTATACGCGGTGGAACTGATGGATCACAACTTTCATACAAAGGACTTCCATGCCCTAATATTTTTGCTGGTGGTCATAATTTTCATGGAAAATATGAATACGTACCGGTAGAAAGTATGCAAAAAGCTGTTGACGTAATTGTCAAAATAGCTGAATTGACAACAAAACTATAA
- the nusB gene encoding transcription antitermination factor NusB: protein MQSIYAMHQSGSDSLEKEEKFLYYSIDSIQDLYLIMLSSLIEICKTETVYLHKSSLKHLATPAERNPNEKFIKNEIFQILSDNNSLSIALENRKINNWSLNDDYIVLLLNEIKASKLYLDYMQSGINTFEEDRQFIVDLFMQVIVPNEKLYDYLEDDKLTWVDDIPLVNTHIIKQLKAIKDGEDDNFRVPKLYKDNEDRDYVKELFRKTVLNEKELAKEYLDKTPNWDSERIAEIDTIILKMAICEFLKFPSIPVKVTLNEYLEIAKEYSTPKSSIFINGILDNLVKELNTNKRIIKAGRGLM from the coding sequence ATGCAATCCATTTATGCAATGCATCAAAGCGGTTCAGATAGTTTGGAAAAAGAGGAAAAATTCCTTTATTACAGTATAGATAGTATCCAAGATTTGTACCTTATAATGCTATCTTCATTGATTGAAATTTGTAAGACTGAAACTGTTTATTTGCATAAATCAAGCTTAAAACATTTAGCTACCCCTGCAGAACGCAATCCAAATGAAAAATTTATTAAAAATGAAATTTTTCAAATCCTCTCTGATAATAATTCATTAAGCATAGCACTTGAGAATCGTAAAATTAACAATTGGTCATTAAATGATGATTATATTGTTTTGCTACTTAACGAAATTAAAGCTAGTAAGCTATATCTGGACTACATGCAAAGTGGTATAAACACATTTGAAGAAGATCGACAATTTATTGTGGACTTATTCATGCAAGTGATTGTTCCAAATGAAAAACTGTATGATTACCTTGAAGATGATAAATTAACATGGGTTGATGATATTCCGCTGGTTAACACGCATATCATTAAGCAGTTAAAAGCAATCAAAGATGGTGAAGATGACAATTTTAGAGTTCCAAAATTGTATAAGGATAATGAGGATAGAGATTATGTAAAAGAGTTATTTCGTAAAACAGTTTTAAACGAAAAAGAACTAGCCAAAGAGTATTTGGATAAGACACCTAATTGGGATAGTGAAAGAATAGCAGAAATTGACACGATAATCTTGAAAATGGCAATTTGTGAGTTTCTAAAATTCCCATCTATACCGGTAAAAGTGACTCTGAATGAATATCTTGAAATTGCCAAAGAATATTCTACACCTAAAAGTAGTATATTTATCAATGGTATTCTAGATAACCTAGTAAAAGAATTAAATACAAATAAAAGAATTATCAAAGCCGGTCGCGGTTTGATGTAA
- a CDS encoding Glu/Leu/Phe/Val dehydrogenase has product MKADFTTGKELQKMDPVFGQLSFDDHEQIVFCNDKDTGLKAIIGIHNSVMGPALGGTRMFNYANEWEALNDVLRLSRGMTFKAAITGLNIGGGKAVIIGDAKTQKNPALMRKFGEFVHSLSGRYITAEDVGMETADMDIVRDVTPYVTGISESRGGAGNPSPVTAYGVYLGMKAAAKQQFGTDVLSGKKVLVQGIGHVGETLVDYLTKEGAIVTIADINEEKLAEVGAKYNAEIYRGEDLYTADVDIYAPCAMGATLNDVTISKLKAKVVAGAANNQLADENIHGALLQEKGILYAPDFLINAGGIINVYAELAHYDKAEIMRKTENIYNTTLEIFDYAIANGCTTHKAALTIAQNRIDQRKLENSKK; this is encoded by the coding sequence ATGAAAGCAGATTTTACAACTGGAAAAGAACTTCAAAAAATGGATCCTGTTTTTGGTCAATTATCATTTGATGATCACGAGCAAATTGTATTTTGTAATGACAAAGATACGGGTTTAAAAGCAATTATTGGTATTCATAATTCGGTAATGGGACCCGCATTAGGTGGTACAAGGATGTTTAATTATGCTAATGAGTGGGAAGCACTAAATGATGTTTTGCGTCTTTCACGCGGTATGACCTTTAAAGCAGCTATAACAGGCCTAAATATAGGTGGTGGTAAAGCGGTTATTATAGGTGATGCTAAGACTCAAAAAAATCCTGCATTAATGCGTAAATTTGGAGAGTTTGTACATTCATTAAGTGGGCGTTACATTACTGCAGAAGATGTGGGAATGGAAACTGCAGATATGGATATTGTAAGAGATGTAACTCCTTATGTCACTGGGATTTCTGAATCTAGAGGTGGTGCTGGAAATCCATCTCCAGTTACGGCTTACGGGGTGTATTTAGGAATGAAAGCGGCTGCTAAACAACAATTTGGTACCGATGTATTAAGTGGTAAGAAAGTATTAGTACAGGGTATAGGACACGTAGGCGAAACATTGGTTGACTATTTAACCAAAGAAGGAGCCATTGTTACTATTGCTGATATAAATGAAGAAAAACTTGCTGAAGTAGGAGCAAAGTATAACGCCGAAATTTATAGAGGTGAAGATCTGTACACTGCTGATGTAGATATTTACGCACCATGTGCTATGGGCGCTACATTAAATGACGTAACAATTTCTAAATTGAAAGCAAAAGTTGTTGCTGGTGCAGCAAACAATCAACTAGCTGATGAGAATATTCATGGGGCTTTGTTACAAGAAAAAGGAATTTTATATGCTCCTGATTTCTTGATTAATGCGGGTGGAATTATTAATGTATATGCAGAGTTAGCACATTATGACAAGGCTGAAATCATGCGTAAAACCGAAAATATTTATAACACTACGTTAGAAATATTTGATTATGCTATTGCAAATGGATGTACCACACACAAGGCGGCACTTACTATTGCACAAAATAGAATTGATCAAAGAAAATTAGAGAACAGTAAAAAATAG
- the yajC gene encoding preprotein translocase subunit YajC produces the protein MEQLQQFAPFILMFVVIYFFMIRPQQKKAKQEKEFESALKVGDKIITKSGLHGKVAELAETTVVIETMSGKLKMERSAISMEMSAALVKK, from the coding sequence ATGGAACAATTACAGCAGTTTGCCCCTTTTATTTTAATGTTTGTAGTAATCTATTTCTTTATGATTAGACCACAACAGAAAAAAGCAAAACAAGAAAAAGAATTTGAAAGTGCATTGAAAGTAGGCGATAAAATCATTACCAAAAGCGGATTGCACGGAAAAGTAGCTGAACTAGCAGAAACTACAGTGGTAATTGAGACTATGTCAGGTAAATTAAAAATGGAGCGTTCTGCCATTTCAATGGAAATGAGCGCAGCTCTAGTTAAAAAATAA